Proteins from a genomic interval of Hydrogenophaga sp. PAMC20947:
- a CDS encoding MotA/TolQ/ExbB proton channel family protein, with amino-acid sequence MNPSTLIGMIASVLFMATILLFGADDPAKFVDLPSIAIVLGGTLAATFLSYPLREIRRVFPLVAQVFRQERLETQHSIEEVVAISRMWMRADLQAVERALPQISNPFLRTGVQMIIDRTPEDEIIDLLQWRIAHLRSREMAEAGIFRGMASFAPAFGMVGTLIGLINLMDLVGAGDLSVIGSQLAVALMTTLYGVLLANLLFKPIALKLERRTEQRLVVMNMVLEGISMMCAGRSPSLMRETLKAFVAQFDDEMFDGGSAPIPARAPAPKPKAGHVKR; translated from the coding sequence TTGAACCCCTCCACCCTCATCGGCATGATCGCCAGCGTGCTGTTCATGGCCACCATCCTGCTGTTTGGCGCGGACGACCCGGCCAAATTCGTGGATCTTCCCAGCATTGCCATCGTGCTCGGCGGCACGTTGGCGGCTACGTTTCTCAGCTACCCCCTGAGGGAAATCCGCCGGGTATTCCCCTTGGTTGCCCAGGTGTTCCGACAAGAACGGCTGGAAACCCAGCACAGCATTGAAGAAGTGGTGGCCATATCGCGCATGTGGATGCGCGCAGACCTGCAGGCTGTGGAGCGCGCCCTGCCTCAGATCAGCAACCCGTTCCTGCGCACGGGCGTGCAGATGATCATTGACCGCACACCCGAAGACGAAATCATCGATTTGCTGCAGTGGCGCATCGCCCACCTGCGCTCCCGCGAGATGGCCGAAGCCGGCATTTTCCGGGGCATGGCCAGCTTTGCGCCTGCGTTTGGCATGGTAGGCACGCTCATTGGCCTGATCAACCTCATGGACCTGGTGGGCGCCGGTGACCTGAGCGTGATCGGCAGCCAGCTCGCCGTGGCGCTCATGACCACCCTGTACGGCGTGTTGCTGGCCAACCTGCTGTTCAAGCCCATCGCACTGAAGCTGGAGCGCCGCACCGAGCAGCGCCTGGTGGTGATGAACATGGTTCTCGAAGGCATTTCCATGATGTGCGCTGGCCGCAGCCCTTCGCTGATGCGCGAGACGCTCAAGGCATTTGTAGCCCAGTTCGACGACGAAATGTTCGACGGCGGATCGGCCCCCATTCCGGCCCGTGCGCCAGCACCCAAACCCAAGGCGGGCCATGTCAAGCGTTGA
- a CDS encoding GMP reductase, translating into MEIFDYDNILLLPRKCRVESRSECDASVELGGRKFRLPVVPANMKTVIDEKICLWMAQSGYFYVMHRFDLDNVQFVRDMHGAGVYASISLGVKAADRATVDTLASEGLIPEYITIDIAHGHADSVRDMIGYLKEKLPPSFVIAGNVATPEAIIDLENWGADATKVGVGPGKVCITKLKTGFGTGGWQLSALKWCARVATKPIIADGGIRSHGDIAKSVRFGATMVMIGSLFAGHEESPGKTVEVDGELFKEYYGSASDFNKGEYKHVEGKRILEPIKGTLAETLIEMEQDVQSSISYSGGTQLMDIRKVNYVILGGDNAGEHLLM; encoded by the coding sequence GTGGAAATATTTGATTACGACAACATCCTGCTCCTGCCCCGCAAATGTCGGGTAGAGAGCCGCTCCGAATGCGACGCCAGCGTGGAGCTGGGTGGGCGTAAATTCCGCCTGCCCGTTGTGCCGGCCAATATGAAAACGGTCATCGACGAGAAGATCTGCCTGTGGATGGCGCAGAGCGGCTACTTCTACGTAATGCACCGCTTCGACCTGGACAACGTGCAATTTGTGCGCGACATGCACGGTGCTGGCGTCTACGCCTCCATTTCCCTGGGTGTAAAAGCAGCCGACCGCGCCACGGTGGACACCCTGGCCAGTGAAGGCCTGATTCCCGAATACATCACCATCGATATCGCCCACGGCCATGCCGACAGTGTGCGCGACATGATCGGCTACCTCAAGGAAAAACTGCCGCCCAGCTTCGTGATCGCCGGCAACGTGGCCACGCCCGAGGCCATCATCGATCTGGAAAACTGGGGCGCCGACGCCACCAAGGTGGGCGTGGGCCCGGGCAAGGTGTGCATCACCAAACTCAAAACCGGCTTTGGGACCGGCGGCTGGCAACTCTCCGCGCTCAAATGGTGTGCCCGCGTGGCCACCAAGCCCATCATTGCAGACGGCGGCATCCGCAGCCATGGCGACATTGCCAAGAGCGTGCGCTTTGGCGCCACCATGGTGATGATCGGTTCGCTGTTCGCAGGCCACGAAGAGTCGCCCGGCAAGACCGTCGAGGTGGACGGCGAACTGTTCAAGGAGTACTACGGCTCGGCCAGCGACTTCAACAAAGGCGAATACAAACACGTGGAAGGCAAACGCATCCTGGAGCCGATCAAGGGCACGCTGGCCGAGACCCTGATCGAAATGGAACAGGACGTGCAAAGCTCGATCAGCTATTCAGGCGGCACGCAGCTCATGGACATCCGCAAGGTGAATTACGTGATCCTGGGGGGCGACAACGCGGGGGAGCACCTGTTGATGTAA
- a CDS encoding M48 family metallopeptidase — protein MNQTDFLHLVRTSEIDAQEKPAAYRRTVAWFATLGYFYAVASVALGAALIFFAWLMFDRGRYVPTIGAGLGGAGLCWVALGALFTRITPPDGLELTRDQAPELFRALDRLRKRLDGPPIHRVVIHDEYNAYITQQPLLGLVGPVRNTLGVGLPLLLTIDKPRFLAVLAHEYAHLRGGDGRLATWLYRSRKAWSRLADQAFDRHPEQDDVYAWLTRGFVHWYAPRLAARSFALARQEEYTADRAAARLVGTDTQVHALLEIALRAPQMSQTWWHSYWAQATTHAEPELKPYAWLATRKLAPPTPDELERGLASICAELSHHADTHPTTRERVEALKAPLALPPMSRHHAGALLGENLPRVIRHFDQAWWVDHQVRWQAGHRRAQRDLARIAELKPRLVSLDAPSTQLLAQWVHRVHGEKQALPLFRLAVQRNPNMALARWRLALAGGRHNNPEALEHLQWLAQHCPHMGRAAAQEALALIDRLPFQPTTADDRRAWRAQLRQFETLEAAAEQAVSSEADLLEQVQLHDLSADECFDLGNSLSPLASVRRLWIMRRPCPVFAERRQYVVVVELRPGADILALSPDDIERQLQLPGPAWVVYATTLRSPEFKLRKFPLGEPLNLGGDVNRPPA, from the coding sequence ATGAACCAGACCGATTTCCTGCATTTGGTCAGAACTAGCGAGATCGATGCCCAGGAAAAACCGGCGGCCTATCGCCGCACCGTTGCCTGGTTCGCTACTTTGGGCTATTTCTACGCCGTGGCCAGCGTTGCCCTGGGTGCGGCTTTGATCTTTTTCGCCTGGCTGATGTTCGACCGGGGTCGGTATGTCCCCACGATTGGCGCTGGGCTGGGCGGGGCCGGCCTGTGCTGGGTCGCTCTGGGTGCCTTGTTCACCCGGATTACCCCACCCGACGGTCTGGAGCTCACCCGCGATCAGGCCCCTGAGCTTTTTCGCGCCCTGGACCGCCTGAGAAAACGCCTGGATGGCCCGCCCATCCACCGCGTGGTCATCCACGACGAATACAACGCTTACATCACCCAACAGCCGCTCCTGGGTTTGGTGGGGCCGGTTCGCAACACGCTGGGCGTTGGCCTGCCGCTCTTGCTGACCATCGACAAACCCCGCTTTCTGGCGGTGCTGGCGCACGAATACGCGCACCTGCGCGGGGGCGACGGCCGGCTTGCGACCTGGCTCTACCGCAGCCGCAAAGCCTGGTCGCGCCTGGCCGACCAGGCCTTCGACCGCCACCCGGAACAAGACGACGTGTACGCCTGGTTGACCCGGGGCTTTGTCCATTGGTACGCGCCCCGCCTGGCCGCACGCAGTTTCGCGCTCGCACGCCAGGAAGAGTACACAGCCGACCGGGCCGCCGCCCGCCTGGTCGGCACCGATACCCAGGTCCACGCGCTGCTGGAGATCGCCTTGCGCGCGCCCCAGATGTCACAAACCTGGTGGCACAGTTACTGGGCTCAAGCAACCACCCATGCCGAGCCCGAACTCAAGCCCTATGCCTGGCTGGCCACGCGCAAGCTGGCACCGCCCACGCCCGATGAGCTGGAGCGCGGCCTCGCGTCCATCTGCGCCGAGTTGTCCCACCACGCAGACACCCACCCCACAACCCGAGAACGGGTCGAGGCCCTGAAGGCGCCTCTCGCATTGCCGCCCATGTCCCGGCACCACGCCGGTGCACTGCTGGGCGAAAACCTGCCGCGGGTGATCCGGCATTTCGACCAAGCCTGGTGGGTCGACCACCAGGTGCGGTGGCAGGCTGGCCACCGCCGCGCACAGCGCGATCTCGCGCGCATTGCCGAGCTCAAGCCCCGCCTGGTCAGCCTCGACGCGCCGTCCACACAGCTGCTCGCGCAATGGGTTCATCGGGTGCACGGTGAAAAACAGGCCCTGCCCCTGTTTCGGCTGGCCGTTCAGCGCAACCCAAACATGGCGCTGGCCCGCTGGCGCCTGGCTCTGGCTGGTGGCCGACACAACAACCCTGAAGCACTGGAGCACCTGCAATGGCTGGCCCAGCATTGCCCCCACATGGGCCGTGCTGCTGCGCAAGAAGCCCTGGCACTCATCGACCGCCTGCCTTTTCAGCCCACAACCGCCGATGACCGCCGGGCTTGGCGCGCGCAATTGCGGCAATTCGAAACCCTGGAGGCAGCCGCTGAACAAGCGGTGTCCTCCGAAGCGGATCTGCTGGAGCAGGTACAGCTCCACGACCTGAGCGCGGACGAATGCTTCGATCTGGGCAACTCCCTCAGCCCCCTGGCGTCGGTGCGCCGCCTGTGGATCATGCGCCGGCCTTGTCCGGTGTTTGCGGAACGCCGCCAGTACGTGGTGGTCGTGGAGCTGCGTCCAGGCGCCGACATCCTGGCCCTCTCCCCAGACGATATCGAGCGCCAGCTGCAGCTGCCCGGACCCGCCTGGGTGGTCTACGCCACCACTTTGCGCTCGCCAGAATTCAAATTGCGCAAGTTCCCACTGGGTGAGCCCCTGAACCTCGGGGGAGACGTCAATCGTCCACCGGCGTGA
- a CDS encoding alpha/beta hydrolase, with protein MKSASPRPDPAWLDSQYNNRALVPEYGEFFERWVRESATARAKLNGMIDVAYGHEAGETLDLFPAQRKPEQGLAPVLVFIHGGYWRGLDKADHSFVASSFVKKGACVVVPNYALCPAVTIPDIALQMVRALAWVYRHIAVHGGDPDRITVVGHSAGGHLAAMLMACQWPTFAGDLPEALVKNALSISGLYDLEPLRHAPFLRTSLRLTAADALKASPAKMPAPMLWEDEWGVLCSVAGGDESAEFLRQNQLIQDAWGCEAVPVSEALPGLNHFSVLDALVNPKHRLHKLAMQMLHA; from the coding sequence ATGAAATCTGCATCCCCACGTCCCGATCCCGCCTGGCTGGACAGCCAATACAACAACCGTGCCCTCGTGCCCGAGTACGGCGAATTCTTCGAACGCTGGGTGCGCGAATCGGCAACAGCCAGGGCCAAACTCAATGGCATGATCGACGTGGCCTACGGCCACGAAGCTGGCGAAACACTGGACCTGTTTCCGGCGCAGCGCAAACCCGAGCAGGGCTTGGCGCCGGTGCTGGTGTTTATTCATGGGGGTTACTGGCGCGGCCTCGACAAGGCCGACCATTCCTTTGTGGCGTCGTCCTTCGTCAAGAAGGGGGCCTGTGTGGTCGTGCCCAACTACGCCCTCTGCCCAGCCGTGACGATTCCCGACATTGCGCTCCAGATGGTCCGCGCTTTGGCCTGGGTGTACCGCCACATTGCGGTGCACGGCGGTGACCCCGATCGCATCACAGTGGTGGGCCACTCCGCTGGCGGGCATCTGGCCGCCATGCTCATGGCCTGCCAGTGGCCAACGTTTGCCGGCGATTTGCCTGAAGCGCTGGTGAAAAACGCATTGTCGATTTCCGGGTTGTACGACCTGGAGCCGCTGCGCCACGCACCGTTCCTGCGCACCAGTTTGCGCCTTACAGCGGCCGATGCCCTAAAAGCCAGCCCGGCCAAGATGCCCGCGCCCATGCTGTGGGAAGACGAGTGGGGCGTGTTGTGTTCGGTGGCGGGTGGAGATGAAAGTGCCGAGTTTCTGCGCCAGAACCAGCTGATCCAGGACGCCTGGGGTTGTGAGGCGGTGCCGGTCAGCGAGGCGCTGCCGGGCCTGAACCACTTCAGCGTGCTCGATGCGCTTGTCAACCCCAAGCACCGCTTGCACAAACTTGCCATGCAAATGCTGCACGCATGA
- a CDS encoding NAD(P)-dependent oxidoreductase, with product MTERSSPTASLPTVAVLGIGLMGFPIGRRLCEAGYPVRAWNRSPDKAQRLVPFGAAVFPSAADAVNLADVVITLLENGDVVEDVLFRQGAAAALRPGSLVIDMSSIRPAQARDHADRLSAVQVQHLDAPVSGGTVGAEAGTLAIMAGGEPPAFERAQQVFQQLGRATHVGPHGAGQLAKLANQMIVGITIGAVAEALLLCEKGGADMAKVREAIGGGFAESRVLQLHGQRMVERDFNKRAAVTVQLKDMRNALSTAKELGFDAPITGLFEQLFAQAVDHGLGDLDHSALFVELARRNGME from the coding sequence ATGACCGAACGATCCTCGCCAACCGCTTCCTTGCCCACCGTCGCCGTGCTGGGCATCGGCCTCATGGGCTTTCCGATCGGGCGCCGCCTGTGTGAAGCGGGTTACCCGGTTCGCGCGTGGAACCGTTCCCCAGACAAGGCGCAACGGCTGGTACCTTTCGGCGCCGCCGTTTTCCCTTCGGCCGCCGATGCGGTCAACTTGGCCGATGTGGTGATCACCTTGCTGGAAAACGGCGACGTGGTTGAAGACGTGTTGTTCAGACAAGGTGCGGCAGCGGCCTTGCGCCCGGGAAGCCTGGTGATCGATATGTCGTCGATCCGGCCCGCCCAGGCGCGTGACCACGCCGACCGGCTCTCAGCCGTTCAGGTGCAGCATCTGGACGCACCCGTGTCGGGCGGCACCGTGGGCGCCGAAGCCGGCACGCTCGCCATCATGGCGGGCGGCGAGCCCCCTGCTTTTGAGCGTGCCCAACAGGTGTTCCAGCAACTCGGTAGAGCCACCCACGTCGGGCCCCATGGCGCGGGGCAACTCGCCAAGCTGGCCAACCAGATGATCGTGGGCATCACGATTGGGGCAGTGGCCGAAGCCCTGTTGCTGTGTGAAAAGGGTGGTGCCGACATGGCCAAGGTCCGTGAGGCCATAGGCGGGGGCTTCGCCGAAAGCCGGGTCCTGCAACTGCATGGTCAGCGCATGGTCGAGCGCGATTTCAACAAGCGGGCGGCCGTCACGGTGCAGCTCAAGGACATGCGCAATGCCCTGTCGACCGCAAAGGAACTGGGCTTTGACGCCCCCATCACCGGCTTGTTCGAGCAGCTCTTTGCCCAAGCAGTGGATCACGGGCTCGGCGATCTGGACCATTCGGCCCTGTTTGTCGAGCTGGCCCGGCGCAACGGCATGGAATGA
- a CDS encoding UvrD-helicase domain-containing protein, whose product MLFEQPQASSPLLAGLNAEQGAAVALPPEHALILAGAGSGKTRVLTTRIAWLLQTGQVGPAGILAVTFTNKAAKEMMTRLTSMLPINARGMWIGTFHGLCNRFLRAHYKLANLPQTFQILDTQDQLSAVKRLCKQFNVDAERFPPKQVQYFISGCKEDGQRPGDVTVRDEETRKKVELYALYEEQCQREGVVDFGELMLRSYEVLRDNDAVREHYQRRFRHILIDEFQDTNRLQYAWIKQFSTPPLEGLTPAGNAVFAVGDDDQSIYAFRGARVGNMADFVREFRVEHQIKLEQNYRSVSNILDSANELISHNSNRLGKNLRTDAGAGELVRVFEATSDFAEAQWMVDEMKQLSREDIPKIEMAVLYRSNAQSRVVETALFNASMPYRVYGGLRFFERAEIKHALAYLRLLENPNDDTSFMRVVNFPPRGIGARSIEQLQDVARTSGCSLHDAVSVVTGRAGVAIGGFAAKIEVMREQTVGRTLREIIELVLAHSGLIEHYKNEREGQDRVENLEELVNAAESFVSIEGFGRDAVAIPVDELGQATVPALTQSPVSQGIDPSLPVINEPLAPDAETGETLSPLVSFLTHAALESGDNQAQAGQDAVQLMTVHAAKGLEFDCVFITGMEEGLFPHENAMSDRDGLEEERRLMYVAITRARKRLYLSHSQTRMLHGQTRYNLKSRFFEELPEACLKWLTPQQPAWSGGAGGGTGGWQSAGRGGFNRGSAPAALQPAWSPGWASGSDPKGLGGKSNPEPDRGTAIKTGLKVFHNKFGEGKVLAMEGAGPDARAQVSFTRHGVKWLALSVAKLTPVDD is encoded by the coding sequence ATGCTGTTTGAACAACCCCAAGCCTCCTCCCCGCTGCTCGCCGGCCTGAATGCCGAGCAGGGCGCTGCCGTGGCCCTGCCGCCAGAGCACGCCCTCATTCTTGCTGGGGCAGGTTCGGGCAAAACCCGGGTGCTCACCACCCGCATTGCCTGGCTGCTGCAAACCGGTCAGGTGGGGCCGGCCGGCATTCTGGCGGTGACCTTTACCAACAAGGCGGCCAAGGAGATGATGACGCGGCTGACCAGCATGTTGCCCATCAACGCACGCGGCATGTGGATCGGCACGTTCCACGGGCTTTGCAACCGCTTTTTGCGGGCCCACTACAAGCTGGCGAATCTGCCGCAGACTTTCCAGATTCTGGACACACAAGATCAGCTGTCTGCCGTCAAACGCTTGTGCAAGCAGTTCAATGTGGACGCCGAGCGTTTTCCGCCCAAGCAGGTCCAGTATTTCATCAGTGGTTGCAAGGAAGATGGACAGCGTCCGGGCGATGTAACGGTGCGCGACGAAGAAACGCGCAAGAAGGTGGAGCTGTATGCGCTGTACGAAGAACAGTGCCAGCGCGAAGGGGTGGTGGATTTTGGCGAGCTGATGCTGCGCTCGTACGAGGTCTTGCGCGACAACGATGCGGTGCGCGAGCACTACCAGCGCCGCTTCAGGCACATCCTGATCGATGAGTTTCAAGACACCAATCGCTTGCAATACGCCTGGATCAAGCAATTCAGCACCCCCCCGCTGGAGGGCCTCACACCAGCGGGCAATGCCGTGTTTGCGGTGGGCGATGACGACCAGAGCATTTATGCCTTTCGCGGCGCCCGCGTGGGCAACATGGCCGATTTCGTGCGCGAGTTTCGCGTGGAGCACCAGATCAAGCTGGAGCAGAACTACCGCAGCGTGAGCAACATCCTGGATTCGGCCAATGAGCTGATCAGCCACAACAGCAACCGCTTGGGCAAGAACCTGCGCACCGATGCAGGCGCCGGCGAATTGGTGCGTGTGTTTGAGGCCACCAGCGATTTTGCCGAAGCGCAGTGGATGGTCGATGAGATGAAGCAGCTTTCGCGCGAAGACATCCCCAAGATTGAAATGGCGGTGCTCTACCGCAGCAATGCGCAAAGCCGGGTGGTGGAAACGGCGCTGTTCAACGCCAGCATGCCGTACCGCGTGTACGGTGGCTTGCGTTTTTTCGAGCGCGCCGAGATCAAGCACGCACTGGCTTACCTGCGTTTGCTGGAGAACCCCAACGACGACACGAGCTTCATGCGGGTGGTGAATTTCCCGCCGCGGGGCATTGGTGCGCGCAGCATCGAGCAGCTGCAAGATGTGGCGCGCACTTCGGGCTGCTCGTTGCACGACGCAGTGAGCGTGGTCACGGGCCGTGCCGGCGTGGCGATTGGTGGTTTTGCGGCCAAGATTGAGGTGATGCGCGAGCAGACCGTGGGCCGCACGCTGCGCGAAATCATCGAGCTGGTGCTGGCCCACAGTGGCTTGATCGAGCACTACAAAAATGAGCGAGAGGGGCAAGACCGGGTGGAAAACCTGGAAGAATTGGTGAACGCCGCCGAGAGCTTCGTGAGCATCGAGGGTTTTGGCCGCGATGCGGTGGCGATCCCGGTCGATGAGCTGGGGCAGGCAACGGTGCCGGCGCTCACACAAAGCCCGGTGAGCCAGGGGATTGATCCGAGCTTGCCCGTGATCAATGAGCCGCTCGCCCCCGATGCGGAAACCGGGGAAACGCTCAGCCCGCTGGTGTCTTTCCTGACGCACGCTGCCCTGGAATCGGGTGACAACCAGGCGCAGGCCGGGCAAGACGCGGTGCAGCTCATGACGGTGCACGCGGCCAAAGGACTGGAGTTTGACTGCGTTTTCATCACCGGCATGGAAGAGGGCCTGTTCCCCCACGAAAACGCCATGAGCGATCGCGACGGCCTTGAAGAAGAGCGGCGCCTGATGTATGTGGCCATCACACGGGCGCGCAAGCGGCTGTACCTGAGCCATTCACAAACACGCATGCTGCATGGACAGACGCGCTACAACCTCAAGAGCCGGTTCTTTGAAGAGTTGCCCGAAGCCTGTTTGAAATGGCTCACGCCCCAACAGCCGGCCTGGAGCGGTGGCGCGGGCGGCGGCACCGGCGGGTGGCAAAGTGCTGGGCGCGGTGGTTTCAATCGGGGCAGTGCGCCGGCGGCTTTGCAGCCCGCCTGGTCACCCGGCTGGGCCTCGGGCAGCGATCCCAAGGGGTTGGGCGGCAAAAGCAATCCCGAACCCGACCGCGGCACCGCCATCAAGACCGGGCTCAAGGTGTTTCACAACAAATTTGGAGAAGGCAAGGTGCTGGCGATGGAGGGTGCCGGGCCGGATGCGCGCGCTCAGGTCAGCTTCACGCGGCATGGCGTGAAGTGGCTGGCGCTCAGCGTGGCCAAACTCACGCCGGTGGACGATTGA